From a region of the Triticum aestivum cultivar Chinese Spring chromosome 7D, IWGSC CS RefSeq v2.1, whole genome shotgun sequence genome:
- the LOC123170175 gene encoding uncharacterized protein isoform X1: MFRGSNGLAPVFTLVPSILPVKILIVQAYIHGYEQNLTTPPHGTFMHLSHMTCQLIVFSGQPNAHNGILQLARCLDVAPRLVKLHLDMVYLNLDDGGSDEVMEEEEVVNAQTKFGVDRADGGIVYSYVILMMVGAVSQFAGFLESLSCKEIMMSV; this comes from the exons ATGTTCAGAGGCAGCAATGGACTGGCCCCTGTATTCACTTTAGTTCCAAGCATTTTGCCAGTGAAGATACTAATTGTGCAAGCTTATATACATGGATATGAGCAG AATCTGACAACACCACCACATGGCACGTTTATGCATTTGAGCCATATGACTTGTCAATTAATTGTCTTCTCTGGACAACCAAATGCCCATAATGGAATTCTTCAACTTGCCCGCTGCTTGGATGTTGCGCCCCGACTGGTGAAGTTGCATTTGGAT ATGGTATATCTGAACCTTGACGACGGTGGGagtgatgaggtgatggaggaggaggaagtggtgAATGCTCAAACAAAGTTTGGCGTCGACCGCGCCGATGGTGGTATCGTATATTCATATGTAATACTGATGATGGTGGGTGCTGTAAGCCAGTTCGCCGGGTTTCTTGAGAGTCTGTCGTGCAAAGAGATAATGATGTCAGTGTGA
- the LOC123165213 gene encoding uncharacterized protein codes for MARALSSRAAATLTRRLGARPAAAALGRRANHTRRPGGAMVLELDAAGASPAAAEGSAGALKRRLEEAIDGAMARMSEPEWAPFRPGTSYYAPPRPAGAALGLLELVTRGGGIGVLPPPLSDDEARAVASSSRGYPCSAYFVDGRFPDEEAEGFVEDADLAQED; via the exons ATGGCGCGGGCGCTCTCCTCCCGGGCGGCGGCGACCCTGACCCGGCGGCTGGGGGCCCGGCCCGCGGCTGCGGCCCTGGGCCGGCGCGCCAACCACACGCGGCGCCCGGGCGGCGCGATGGTGCTGGAGCTGGACGCGGCGGGGGCGTCGCCGGCGGCCGCGGAGGGCTCCGCGGGCGCGCTCAAGCGGCGCCTCGAGGAGGCCATCGACGGCGCCATGGCCCGCATGTCGGAGCCCGAGTGGGCGCCCTTCCGGCCCGGCACCTCCTACtacgcgccgccccgccccgcgggGGCCGCCCTCGGCCTGCTCGAGCTCGTCACCCGCGGCGGCGGGATCGGGGTGCTCCCGCCCCCGCTCTCCGACGACGAGGCCCgcgccgtcgcctcctcctcccgcggcTACCCCTGCTCCGCCTACTTCGTCGACG GACGCTTTCCGGATGAAGAGGCGGAGGGATTCGTAGAGGATGCAGATCTAGCTCAAGAGGACTGA
- the LOC123165212 gene encoding putative clathrin assembly protein At5g57200 isoform X2, with amino-acid sequence MAVMGSGTWRKAYGALKDSTKVGLANFNSEYKDLDIAIVKATNHVECPPKERHFRRIMFANSANRPRADVAYSICTLARRLSKTKNWIVALKTLIVIHRLLREGDGSFKDDFLSYSYRGNILQLPNFRDDSSPLAWDSSAWVRLYAFYLHERVECFRVLKYDVEADRLVKLPQASGKAHSRTRTLPCEDLLDQLPALQKLLLRLISCQPEGTACTNHLIQYALALVLKESFKIYCSINDGIINLVDMYFDMAKMDAIKALEIYKRAGQQAEKLSAYYDYCKNLELAKTFQFPTLRQPPSSFLATMEEYIREAPSVSITRKSVSSPSDHEDEAPQETEKPVEEEKEEPAEAAPEEEPPYTTLSEEDEPPPLRPTTGDLLNLDEELHPMIANLEQSNALALAIVEPGSENNASAPLDLFAIDKAGWELALVTAQSNHTSQPAVSQVQAGGFDKLLLDSLYEDDARRQQIASVTYTSGVTVNPFDPNDPFAMSNSFAPPSNVQFAMMGQQQQQYYQAQQHGYFQMQQQQQDQMLVMPPQTYQQQQQAQYAVNAGLSNPFGDPFSALVTTANPPKQNNQI; translated from the exons ATGGCGGTCATGGGGTCCGGCACCTGGCGCAAGGCCTACGGCGCCCTCAAGGACTCCACCAAGGTTGGCCTCGCCAACTTCAACAGCGAGTACAAG GATTTGGATATCGCCATCGTGAAGGCGACGAACCACGTGGAGTGCCCGCCCAAGGAGCGGCATTTCAGGA GGATAATGTTTGCGAACTCGGCAAATCGCCCGCGGGCCGACGTCGCCTACTCCATATGTACATTGGCCAGGAGATTGTCCAAGACCAAGAACTGGATA GTTGCGCTTAAAACACTGATAGTGATACATAGGTTACTGAGAGAAGGCGACGGGTCATTCAAAGATGACTTCCTGAGCTATTCGTACAGAGGAAACATTTTGCAGCTTCCAAATTTCAGGGATGACTCGAGCCCATTAG CATGGGATTCCTCTGCTTGGGTTCGCCTGTATGCATTCTACCTACATGAACGCGTCGAATGCTTTAGGGTTCTAAAATACGACGTCGAAGCCGATCGTCTGGTGAAATTACCCCAGGCTTCTGGCAAG GCACACAGTAGAACAAGAACCCTTCCATGTGAAGATCTTTTAGATCAGTTGCCTGCATTGCAGAAGCTACTACTCCGGCTTATTTCTTGCCAG CCTGAAGGTACAGCCTGCACAAATCACCTTATACAATATGCATTAGCCCTT GTTCTGAAGGAGAGCTTCAAAATATACTGTTCGATAAATGACGGCATCATCAATCTTGTTGATATG TATTTTGATATGGCAAAAATGGATGCTATCAAGGCCCTTGAAATTTATAAAAGAGCTGGCCAGCAG GCAGAAAAGCTTTCTGCGTATTATGACTACTGCAAAAATCTTGAGCTTGCCAAGACATTCCAGTTTCCTACTTTGAGGCAG CCACCTTCTTCATTCCTTGCAACTATGGAAGAGTACATCAGAGAAGCACCCAGTGTCAGCATCACGAGAAAGAGTGTG AGTTCACCTAGTGACCACGAAGATGAAGCTCCACAGGAAACCGAGAAACCGGTTGAAGAGGAGAAAGAAGAGCCAGCAGAAGCTGCACCTGAAGAAGAGCCACCATATACCACTCTCTCGGAAGAAGATGAACCCCCACCATTGCGGCCAACCACTGGGGATCTACTA AACTTGGATGAAGAATTGCACCCCATGATTGCAAACCTTGAACAAAGCAACGCACTTGCTCTTGCCATCGTGGAACCAG GGAGTGAGAACAATGCCTCGGCCCCTCTAGACTTGTTTGCCATTGACAAAGCTGGGTGGGAATTGGCACTGGTCACTGCCCAGAGTAACCACACAAGCCAACCAGCTGTCAGCCAAGTG CAAGCCGGAGGGTTCGACAAGCTGCTGCTAGACAGCCTATACGAAGACGACGCGAGGAGGCAGCAAATCGCCAGTGTGACCTACACCAGCGGCGTCACGGTGAACCCATTTGACCCCAATGACCCGTTCGCCATGTCCAACAGCTTCGCGCCGCCATCAAACGTGCAGTTCGCCATGatgggccagcagcagcagcagtactaCCAGGCACAGCAGCATGGCTACTTCCAGATGCAGcagcaacaacaagatcaaatgcTGGTGATGCCGCCACAGAcataccagcagcagcagcaggctcaGTACGCCGTGAATGCCGGATTATCCAACCCGTTCGGCGATCCATTCAGTGCTCTCGTCACGACGGCGAATCCGCCAAAGCAAAACAATCAGATTTAG
- the LOC123165212 gene encoding putative clathrin assembly protein At5g57200 isoform X1 yields MAVMGSGTWRKAYGALKDSTKVGLANFNSEYKDLDIAIVKATNHVECPPKERHFRRIMFANSANRPRADVAYSICTLARRLSKTKNWIVALKTLIVIHRLLREGDGSFKDDFLSYSYRGNILQLPNFRDDSSPLAWDSSAWVRLYAFYLHERVECFRVLKYDVEADRLVKLPQASGKAHSRTRTLPCEDLLDQLPALQKLLLRLISCQPEGTACTNHLIQYALALVLKESFKIYCSINDGIINLVDMYFDMAKMDAIKALEIYKRAGQQAEKLSAYYDYCKNLELAKTFQFPTLRQPPSSFLATMEEYIREAPSVSITRKSVQSSPSDHEDEAPQETEKPVEEEKEEPAEAAPEEEPPYTTLSEEDEPPPLRPTTGDLLNLDEELHPMIANLEQSNALALAIVEPGSENNASAPLDLFAIDKAGWELALVTAQSNHTSQPAVSQVQAGGFDKLLLDSLYEDDARRQQIASVTYTSGVTVNPFDPNDPFAMSNSFAPPSNVQFAMMGQQQQQYYQAQQHGYFQMQQQQQDQMLVMPPQTYQQQQQAQYAVNAGLSNPFGDPFSALVTTANPPKQNNQI; encoded by the exons ATGGCGGTCATGGGGTCCGGCACCTGGCGCAAGGCCTACGGCGCCCTCAAGGACTCCACCAAGGTTGGCCTCGCCAACTTCAACAGCGAGTACAAG GATTTGGATATCGCCATCGTGAAGGCGACGAACCACGTGGAGTGCCCGCCCAAGGAGCGGCATTTCAGGA GGATAATGTTTGCGAACTCGGCAAATCGCCCGCGGGCCGACGTCGCCTACTCCATATGTACATTGGCCAGGAGATTGTCCAAGACCAAGAACTGGATA GTTGCGCTTAAAACACTGATAGTGATACATAGGTTACTGAGAGAAGGCGACGGGTCATTCAAAGATGACTTCCTGAGCTATTCGTACAGAGGAAACATTTTGCAGCTTCCAAATTTCAGGGATGACTCGAGCCCATTAG CATGGGATTCCTCTGCTTGGGTTCGCCTGTATGCATTCTACCTACATGAACGCGTCGAATGCTTTAGGGTTCTAAAATACGACGTCGAAGCCGATCGTCTGGTGAAATTACCCCAGGCTTCTGGCAAG GCACACAGTAGAACAAGAACCCTTCCATGTGAAGATCTTTTAGATCAGTTGCCTGCATTGCAGAAGCTACTACTCCGGCTTATTTCTTGCCAG CCTGAAGGTACAGCCTGCACAAATCACCTTATACAATATGCATTAGCCCTT GTTCTGAAGGAGAGCTTCAAAATATACTGTTCGATAAATGACGGCATCATCAATCTTGTTGATATG TATTTTGATATGGCAAAAATGGATGCTATCAAGGCCCTTGAAATTTATAAAAGAGCTGGCCAGCAG GCAGAAAAGCTTTCTGCGTATTATGACTACTGCAAAAATCTTGAGCTTGCCAAGACATTCCAGTTTCCTACTTTGAGGCAG CCACCTTCTTCATTCCTTGCAACTATGGAAGAGTACATCAGAGAAGCACCCAGTGTCAGCATCACGAGAAAGAGTGTG CAGAGTTCACCTAGTGACCACGAAGATGAAGCTCCACAGGAAACCGAGAAACCGGTTGAAGAGGAGAAAGAAGAGCCAGCAGAAGCTGCACCTGAAGAAGAGCCACCATATACCACTCTCTCGGAAGAAGATGAACCCCCACCATTGCGGCCAACCACTGGGGATCTACTA AACTTGGATGAAGAATTGCACCCCATGATTGCAAACCTTGAACAAAGCAACGCACTTGCTCTTGCCATCGTGGAACCAG GGAGTGAGAACAATGCCTCGGCCCCTCTAGACTTGTTTGCCATTGACAAAGCTGGGTGGGAATTGGCACTGGTCACTGCCCAGAGTAACCACACAAGCCAACCAGCTGTCAGCCAAGTG CAAGCCGGAGGGTTCGACAAGCTGCTGCTAGACAGCCTATACGAAGACGACGCGAGGAGGCAGCAAATCGCCAGTGTGACCTACACCAGCGGCGTCACGGTGAACCCATTTGACCCCAATGACCCGTTCGCCATGTCCAACAGCTTCGCGCCGCCATCAAACGTGCAGTTCGCCATGatgggccagcagcagcagcagtactaCCAGGCACAGCAGCATGGCTACTTCCAGATGCAGcagcaacaacaagatcaaatgcTGGTGATGCCGCCACAGAcataccagcagcagcagcaggctcaGTACGCCGTGAATGCCGGATTATCCAACCCGTTCGGCGATCCATTCAGTGCTCTCGTCACGACGGCGAATCCGCCAAAGCAAAACAATCAGATTTAG
- the LOC123170175 gene encoding uncharacterized protein isoform X2 — protein MTANPRTPQGRSTATASATSLPFRNLTTPPHGTFMHLSHMTCQLIVFSGQPNAHNGILQLARCLDVAPRLVKLHLDMVYLNLDDGGSDEVMEEEEVVNAQTKFGVDRADGGIVYSYVILMMVGAVSQFAGFLESLSCKEIMMSV, from the exons ATGACGGCGAA CCCACGGACGCCGCAGGGGCGGAGCACCGccacggcgtcggcgacgagcctTCCTTTCAGG AATCTGACAACACCACCACATGGCACGTTTATGCATTTGAGCCATATGACTTGTCAATTAATTGTCTTCTCTGGACAACCAAATGCCCATAATGGAATTCTTCAACTTGCCCGCTGCTTGGATGTTGCGCCCCGACTGGTGAAGTTGCATTTGGAT ATGGTATATCTGAACCTTGACGACGGTGGGagtgatgaggtgatggaggaggaggaagtggtgAATGCTCAAACAAAGTTTGGCGTCGACCGCGCCGATGGTGGTATCGTATATTCATATGTAATACTGATGATGGTGGGTGCTGTAAGCCAGTTCGCCGGGTTTCTTGAGAGTCTGTCGTGCAAAGAGATAATGATGTCAGTGTGA